ATCGTCCGGCGGTTGGTTTGGCCCCCCTGAAAGAGTCGCTGGCCGCTGCTCTCTTACAAATCTCGGGCTGGGATCCGTCTCAGATGCTCTATGACCCGCTCTGTGGCTCTGGCACGCTGCCCTTAGAAGCGGGGTTGATGGCGCTGCAAGTGGCCCCGGGTCTGTTTCGCGATCGCTTTGGCTTTGAAAGCTGGTGCGATTTCGATGCGCAGTTGTTCGATGACTTACGTCAGCAAGCTCAAGCCAGTCGTCGCAAGGCTCTACCGGCTCCCATTTGGGGCAGCGATCGCGAGCTGGAAGTGGTGGATCAGGCGATCGCCAATGCTGAAAATTCCGGATTGGCTGAGCAGGTTTACTTTTCCCAACTCGATCTCTCGGAAGTTGTTGCTCCTGCTGATAGTGGCGTGGTGATTTGTAACCCGCCCTACGGCGAACGCTTAGGGAGCGATAGCGATCTGGGAGCGTTCTACAAACAGTTGGGCGATGTACTCAAGCAACAGTTCAAGGGCTGGACGGCCTTTGTCCTCAGTGGCAACAAAGAGCTAGCACGGGCGATCGGGCTGAAATCGGCTCAGCGAACGCCTGTTTATAATGGGGGATTGCTTTGCCAATTGATGAAGTACGAGCTGTATTAACCGCTCGGATGCTCCGGCTCATCGTTGGCGATCGCACTTTCATTTTTGTTAGCTGAACGCTCCTATGCTGCGCCTCTCCGAAATCAAATTGCCGCTCGATCATCCCCCTGAGGCGATCGTCACTGCAATTCTGCAAAAACTGAAAATTCAGGCGGGTGATTTGATTCGCTATGAGATTTTCAAGCGCAGCTATGATGCCCGTAAAAAAGATGCGATCGTTTGGGTTTATATCTTCGATCTTGAAGTCAAGAATGAGGCTCAGCTCCTCCAGCGCTTCCAAAAAGATCCTCACGTCAATCCCACGCCCAATATGTCCTATCGGGTAGTTGCTCAAGCACCGGAAGGGTTGATGGAGCGACCCGTGGTGATTGGTGCAGGTCCCTGCGGCATGTTTGCTGCCTTGACCTTGGCTCAGATGGGCTTCCGACCCATTTTGTTTGAGCGGGGTAAAACCGTCCGCGATCGCACTACCGATACCTTTGCCTTTTGGAAAAAACGGGGCGAGTTTAACCCGGAATCCAATGCCCAATTTGGCGAGGGCGGTGCTGGGACTTTCTCAGATGGCAAGCTCTACAGCCAAGTTCGTGACCCGCAGCACTATGGCCGTAAGGTCTTAACAGAACTGGTCAACTCCGGAGCTAATCCCGAAATCCTCTACGTTAATAAACCCCACATTGGCACCTTCAAACTTGTGGGCGTGGTTCAGCAAATGCGGGCTCGTATCGAAGCACTGGGTGGTGAAATTCACTTTCAAAGTCGAGTTGAATCAATCCACATTGAAGACCGGCAAGTGAAAGGGGTGCGGCTAACGAATGGCGACTATATCCCAGCCCGCCATGTTGTCTTAGCGATCGGTCATAGCGCTCGAGACACCTTCCAGATGCTGTTTGATCAGGGTGTTTACATCGAGGCTAAACCCTTCTCAATTGGCTTTCGAATTGAACATCCGCAACCGCTCATCGATCGCGCTCGTTTCGGACCTTTTGCAGGCCATAAATCCCTAGGTGCTGCCGACTATAAATTGGTGCACCATTGCCAAAATGGGCGAACGGTTTATAGCTTCTGCATGTGTCCGGGTGGACTGGTCGTTGCAGCGACTTCCGAGCCGGGGCGGGTAGTCACCAACGGTATGAGCCAGTACTCCCGTAACGAACGTAATGCCAACAGTGGCATCGTTGTCGGCATCACACCAGAGGATTATCCTGGCCATCCCCTCGCGGGCATTGATCTACAGCGTCGCCTCGAAGCCAAAGCCTTTGAACTCGGCGGTGGCACCTACGAAGCCCCAGGTCAGCTCGTCGGGGATTTTCTAGCCGGTCGTCCTTCCCAGCAATTAGGAAGCGTGCGCCCCTCCTATGCACCTGGGGTGCATCTCACCGATCTCAGCCAGAGTCTGCCTGACTATGCGATCGCAGCCATTCGTGAAGCCCTACCCGCCTTCAATCGACAGATCCAAGGCTTTGCCCTACCCGATGCCATGTTGACGGGGGTGGAAACGCGCACCTCGTCTCCCGTGCGGATTAAGCGCGGTGAGGATTTCCAAAGCATCAATACCACTGGCCTCTTTCCCGCTGGCGAGGGTGCAGGCTATGCCGGTGGTATTCTCTCAGCCGGCATTGATGGGATTAAAGTCGCTGAAGCAGTAGCGCTTAACATGTTGCGATCGCAACCTCAGCCGGCCTGACGCTGGCCTCAATTTGGGAGAAGTCCGGCGACATCATAAACTGGTGAACGGTCTTGCAAGGAGCGAACAGTCAGCCGTGCGTCGGATCATCATTGCCGGGAACTGGAAAATGTACAAAACCCAGGCCGAAGCCCTGGAGTTCTTGCAAGCGTTTCTACCGCAGCTCAGCGAGACACCCGAAGCTCGCAAGGTTGTCCTCTGCGCACCGTTCACGACGCTGCCAAGCCTCAGTAAAACGCTCCATGGCAGTCGCGTGCGCGTCGGGGCTCAAAATGTCCACTGGGCTAAGGAAGGGGCCTTCACAGGAGAAATTTCTGGGGCGATGCTGACCGAGATTGGCGTTCGCTATGTGGTGATTGGCCACAGTGAACGACGCCAGTACTTTGGTGAAACGGATGAAACTGTGAACCAACGCTTGCTGGCGGCACAGTCCTATGGTCTGCTCGCCATTCTTTGTGTGGGTGAATCGAAGCAACAGCGTGATGCAGGCGAAACAGAAGCCGTAATTAGCCGCCAGCTCGAACAGGGTTTGGTTGGTGTTGATCAATCGAACTTGGTCATTGCTTATGAACCGATCTGGGCGATCGGCACGGGAGATACCTGTGCTGCTGAGGAAGCGAATCGCGTCATTGGTTTGATCCGTAGCCAACTCAAGGATGCCGATGTGCCGATTCAGTACGGTGGTTCCGTCAAACCCGAAAACATCGACGAAATCATGGCACAGCCTGAAATTGATGGAGCGCTTGTGGGTGGAGCTAGTCTAGATGCTGAGAGCTTTGCTCGGATTGTTAACTATCAGGCCTAACGGTAGAGCAGTCTGTCATCTCAGTCAGTCGATGTCGATGCCGGTGTCAGCAAAAAATTGACGAGCTCAAAGTCGCTGTCTGTTAGAACCAGTGTGACAGAGCTGTTTGTTCGTCAAAAACGAGTCGATGGCGCTAGTCATCGACTCTGATTAATTCGTACCTGACCATCATGAACAGAACAGTTCAACTGCTTTGGCTCAAGGTAATTACTGGGATTGATTACACAGCGCCGTGTCTAGGACTGCAGCCAAGTCTGTAAGCGATCGGGTAACGGCGATCGCTTGCGAGTTTGGCTGGTTAAGCAGCGGTGAACCGTCTGTGCCTGCGCAACAGCTTGCCCCTCGCAACTAACCTGATAGTCAATTTGAAAGCGATCGCTGCTCAAGGCTGTGGCCTGCAGATCAATCGTCAGGCGATCGCCGCAGTGAACTGGTCGACGGTAGTCGATCCCCGCATGCACAATCGGCAGGATCAACGTCCCGCGATCGCTGAAGAAGGATCGAACGTCAAACCCGAGATCTGCGATCGCGGCTTCGTAGGCTTCATGACAGATTGACAGAAGTTGCGCAAAGTAGACAACTCCTGCCGCATCCGTATCTGCAAAGCGAACTACTCGTTGAAACTGATAGTCAGCCATGACTCCAGCCTTTTCAGCTCGTTCCAGTCTCGCCGCTTGGGCCGCATCCCTGTCCTTCAGCCCCTACCACTTAAAAAGCTATCTACTTCGCAGCTGACTCTGATCAGATAGCTGGAAATTGATAGCTTCTCAAGCTGATGTATGGCTAGCGGTCGACGGAACCCATGATCACGTCGATGCTGCCCAGAATCGCCATGATGTCGGCGACCTTCACCCCTTGCAGCAGCTGGGGCAGAATCTGCAGGTTATTGAAGTCAGGAGCACGGATTTTGAAGCGCCAGGGGCAGATATCGTCCGCACCTTGGATGAAGACGCCTAGTTCCCCTTTGCCACTTTCCAGACGGACATAGTGTTCACCCGCCGGAATCTTGAAGGTGGGAGCTACTTTCTTGCTGATGTACTGGTAGTCGGGGCCGTACCACTCCGACTTTTTACCTTCCGCTATCCGCCGCGCTTCGAGATTTTCGTAGGGGCCGCCCGGAATGCTAGCGCAGGCCTGACGAATGATCTTCAGCGATTCGCGCATCTCTTGGACGCGAACGCGATAGCGGGCAAAGCAATCACCTTCCTCCGCCGTGATTACGTCCCAATCAAAGTCGTCGTAGCACTCGTAATGATCGACGCGGCGCAGATCCCACTTAACGCCAGACCCCCGCAGCATCGGCCCTGAGAGGCTCCAGTTGAGGGCTTCTTCACGGGTGATCAAGCCAATCCCTTCGACACGGCGCCGGAAGATCGGGTTATCGGTAATCAGCCGTTCGTACTCATCGACCTTGGCTTCGAAGTAGTCGCAGAAGTCGATACACTTCTCGAGCCAGCCGTAGGGCAGATCGGCTGCAACACCGCCAATGCGGAAATAGTTGTTATTGATCAGGCGTTGCCCTGTCGCCGCTTCCCAAAGATCGTAGATTAGCTCCCGCTCGCGGAAGATGTAGAAGAAGGGTGTTTGAGCGCCCACATCTGCCAAGAAAGGGCCAAGCCAGAGCAGGTGGTTCGCAATCCGGTTCAACTCCAGCATGATCACCCGGATGTAGCTGGCCCGCTTAGGCACCGGGATATTGGCAAGCTTCTCAGGAGCGTTGACGGTGATCGCTTCGTTGAACATGCCCGCCGCGTAATCCCAGCGGCTGACGTAGGGCACGAACATTACATTGGAGCGATTCTCGGCAATTTTCTCCATGCCGCGATGAAGATAGCCGATCACGGGTTCACAGTCGATGACGTTTTCGCCGTCGAGGGTGACAATCAAGCGCAAAACCCCGTGCATTGACGGGTGATGCGGGCCCATGTTGAGCACCATTGGCTCGGTGCGGGTCTCCAGCAAAGCCATGCGGCGATCGCTCCTAATCATCACTTCTGTAAATTTTGACATCTCTCTCGGCCAATCCAAGTTCTGTGGCCGAATTCCTAGATTGAGATCGCGGGAGACAGAGCATTGAGCGCTGTCATTTTGGCGCGATCGCACGGCGACTGTATCTGTGTTCAGGCTGGGAGGTCAAGGAAGACTGCGATCGTCAACAGACTGAACTAGGGGTGAACCTAAGCAACTTCACTCCTGACCCAGATAGAAATAGCAGTTGAAGAGTCCCGGCCTCGCTCTGCCAACGAATCCAAGGGATCAAAAGCAGAATCATGTTTTCAGCCTTCGTTTGACAGGCGAAAAGAATCTCAAATGCCGCCTTAGCACTGGAGGCATTCAATCAGTAAATGCTGCTGAACGAAGAAACAAAAAGCCCCCTGACATCAGGAGGCTACCGACACTTAAACCTTAAGAGGGATCAGACAACCCTTAAGCTACCCACTTGCGTGCGGCAAGTTCCGCCAAGTCCACAACCCGTTGGCTGTAGCCCCACTCGTTGTCGTACCAAGCAATCACTTTGACCATGTCGCCATCGAGCACGAGGGTCAAGCTGGCATCCACGATCGAAGATTCGTCCGTGCCGCGAAAGTCGGAAGACACCAAGGGTAGATCAGAGTATTTGATGATGCCCTTCATCGTGGTTTGTGCAGCTTTTTGCAAGACTTCATTGACCTGCTCGGTGATTGTCCGCTTCTCCACTTGAACCACGAGGTCAACCACGGAGAC
The sequence above is a segment of the Synechococcus elongatus PCC 11801 genome. Coding sequences within it:
- a CDS encoding THUMP domain-containing class I SAM-dependent RNA methyltransferase, with the protein product MNQYFATVGRGLEAIAAQELEQLGAAAVEPQFCGVAFQGDRALLYKVNLWARIPFRILWEIDQFPCWDATDLYEGIRDIDWSYFLTPDRSFAVSATGKTDRLNHSHFTALQVKNAIVDQQWDQFGERSPIDTERPDLLVRVHLAQERCSLSLDSSGSSLHRRGYRPAVGLAPLKESLAAALLQISGWDPSQMLYDPLCGSGTLPLEAGLMALQVAPGLFRDRFGFESWCDFDAQLFDDLRQQAQASRRKALPAPIWGSDRELEVVDQAIANAENSGLAEQVYFSQLDLSEVVAPADSGVVICNPPYGERLGSDSDLGAFYKQLGDVLKQQFKGWTAFVLSGNKELARAIGLKSAQRTPVYNGGLLCQLMKYELY
- a CDS encoding NAD(P)/FAD-dependent oxidoreductase, coding for MLRLSEIKLPLDHPPEAIVTAILQKLKIQAGDLIRYEIFKRSYDARKKDAIVWVYIFDLEVKNEAQLLQRFQKDPHVNPTPNMSYRVVAQAPEGLMERPVVIGAGPCGMFAALTLAQMGFRPILFERGKTVRDRTTDTFAFWKKRGEFNPESNAQFGEGGAGTFSDGKLYSQVRDPQHYGRKVLTELVNSGANPEILYVNKPHIGTFKLVGVVQQMRARIEALGGEIHFQSRVESIHIEDRQVKGVRLTNGDYIPARHVVLAIGHSARDTFQMLFDQGVYIEAKPFSIGFRIEHPQPLIDRARFGPFAGHKSLGAADYKLVHHCQNGRTVYSFCMCPGGLVVAATSEPGRVVTNGMSQYSRNERNANSGIVVGITPEDYPGHPLAGIDLQRRLEAKAFELGGGTYEAPGQLVGDFLAGRPSQQLGSVRPSYAPGVHLTDLSQSLPDYAIAAIREALPAFNRQIQGFALPDAMLTGVETRTSSPVRIKRGEDFQSINTTGLFPAGEGAGYAGGILSAGIDGIKVAEAVALNMLRSQPQPA
- the tpiA gene encoding triose-phosphate isomerase is translated as MRRIIIAGNWKMYKTQAEALEFLQAFLPQLSETPEARKVVLCAPFTTLPSLSKTLHGSRVRVGAQNVHWAKEGAFTGEISGAMLTEIGVRYVVIGHSERRQYFGETDETVNQRLLAAQSYGLLAILCVGESKQQRDAGETEAVISRQLEQGLVGVDQSNLVIAYEPIWAIGTGDTCAAEEANRVIGLIRSQLKDADVPIQYGGSVKPENIDEIMAQPEIDGALVGGASLDAESFARIVNYQA
- a CDS encoding acyl-CoA thioesterase, giving the protein MADYQFQRVVRFADTDAAGVVYFAQLLSICHEAYEAAIADLGFDVRSFFSDRGTLILPIVHAGIDYRRPVHCGDRLTIDLQATALSSDRFQIDYQVSCEGQAVAQAQTVHRCLTSQTRKRSPLPDRLQTWLQS
- a CDS encoding NAD(P)H-quinone oxidoreductase subunit H; its protein translation is MALLETRTEPMVLNMGPHHPSMHGVLRLIVTLDGENVIDCEPVIGYLHRGMEKIAENRSNVMFVPYVSRWDYAAGMFNEAITVNAPEKLANIPVPKRASYIRVIMLELNRIANHLLWLGPFLADVGAQTPFFYIFRERELIYDLWEAATGQRLINNNYFRIGGVAADLPYGWLEKCIDFCDYFEAKVDEYERLITDNPIFRRRVEGIGLITREEALNWSLSGPMLRGSGVKWDLRRVDHYECYDDFDWDVITAEEGDCFARYRVRVQEMRESLKIIRQACASIPGGPYENLEARRIAEGKKSEWYGPDYQYISKKVAPTFKIPAGEHYVRLESGKGELGVFIQGADDICPWRFKIRAPDFNNLQILPQLLQGVKVADIMAILGSIDVIMGSVDR